From the genome of Hymenobacter sp. PAMC 26628, one region includes:
- a CDS encoding M28 family peptidase, with amino-acid sequence MLKKLLLPALLALATAAPAGAQGKVKTKTKPGVMPTLGAPPANLVDWSLRYADLVTADRLRTHLSVLASDEYEGRETGQKGQHLAATYVAAQFQAAGLAGPGPDAGGPYLQKFQLESVAWAPGATLQVGSARYQWPNDFYGRGSAGFDLETTVQPVFVGYGIEQAGYSDYEGLDVAGKDVLILQGEPTTASGKPLLAPPDGSATRWGRDDRAKLAAALAKGVRSIFFVDFRPNGNFEKTAARIAPALAQPTLALASTGPQRPPVFYLAPAVGYKLLSTNAAAVAKYLAQTAAKGQPLAAPFRPGALKIRAPKTRTSIGTENALGFVEGTDKKDEILVVSAHHDHLGVIDGKVYNGADDDGSGTSALINLAEAFAQAKKDGHGPRRSILFLSVTGEEEGLFGSEYYAAHPVFPLASTVADLNVDMIGRTDPAHEGKPDYVYVIGSDKLASQLKVVVEAENQQYTRLALDYKYDDPADPNRFYYRSDHYNFAAHGVPVAFFFNGVHADYHQETDEIAKIQFDKMEARARLVFHTAWALANRDVRILVDSNKP; translated from the coding sequence ATGCTGAAAAAACTCCTGTTGCCGGCGCTGCTGGCCCTGGCGACGGCCGCGCCGGCGGGGGCCCAAGGCAAGGTCAAAACCAAGACCAAGCCTGGCGTGATGCCCACCCTGGGAGCCCCACCCGCCAACCTGGTGGACTGGAGCCTGCGCTACGCCGACCTCGTAACAGCCGACCGCCTGCGCACCCACTTGAGCGTGCTGGCCTCGGACGAGTACGAAGGCCGCGAAACCGGGCAGAAAGGCCAGCACCTGGCGGCCACCTACGTAGCCGCGCAGTTTCAGGCTGCCGGCCTGGCTGGCCCGGGGCCCGACGCGGGGGGCCCCTACCTTCAGAAATTCCAGCTCGAAAGCGTGGCCTGGGCCCCGGGCGCCACGTTGCAAGTGGGCAGTGCCCGCTACCAGTGGCCGAACGATTTTTACGGCCGCGGCTCGGCGGGCTTCGACCTGGAAACGACAGTGCAGCCCGTGTTCGTGGGCTACGGCATCGAGCAGGCCGGCTATTCTGATTACGAAGGGCTGGACGTGGCCGGCAAGGACGTGCTGATTTTGCAGGGCGAGCCCACCACGGCCAGCGGCAAGCCTCTGCTCGCGCCCCCCGACGGCAGCGCCACCCGCTGGGGCCGCGACGACCGCGCCAAGCTGGCCGCCGCCCTGGCCAAGGGCGTGCGCAGCATTTTCTTCGTCGATTTTCGGCCCAACGGCAACTTCGAGAAGACGGCCGCCCGCATCGCGCCCGCCCTGGCCCAGCCTACCCTGGCGCTGGCCAGCACGGGCCCCCAGCGCCCGCCGGTGTTCTACCTAGCGCCGGCCGTGGGCTACAAACTACTGAGCACCAACGCCGCCGCGGTAGCCAAGTACCTGGCCCAAACCGCCGCCAAGGGCCAGCCGCTGGCCGCGCCCTTCCGGCCCGGGGCCCTAAAAATTAGGGCCCCCAAAACGCGCACGTCCATCGGCACCGAAAACGCGCTGGGCTTCGTGGAAGGCACCGACAAGAAGGACGAAATCCTGGTCGTGTCGGCCCATCACGACCACCTGGGCGTTATCGACGGCAAGGTGTACAACGGGGCCGACGACGACGGCTCGGGCACGTCGGCCCTCATCAACCTGGCCGAGGCTTTTGCCCAGGCCAAAAAGGACGGGCACGGGCCCCGGCGCAGCATCCTGTTCCTCAGCGTGACGGGCGAGGAAGAGGGCCTGTTCGGCTCGGAGTACTACGCGGCGCACCCGGTGTTCCCGCTCGCCAGCACCGTGGCCGACCTCAACGTGGACATGATTGGCCGCACCGACCCCGCCCACGAGGGCAAGCCCGACTATGTATACGTCATCGGTTCCGACAAGCTGGCCTCGCAGCTGAAGGTGGTGGTGGAAGCTGAGAACCAGCAGTACACGCGCCTAGCCCTCGACTACAAGTACGACGACCCAGCCGACCCCAACCGCTTCTACTACCGCTCCGACCACTACAACTTCGCGGCGCACGGCGTACCGGTGGCGTTTTTCTTCAACGGCGTGCACGCTGATTACCACCAGGAAACGGACGAAATCGCCAAGATTCAGTTCGACAAAATGGAGGCGCGCGCCCGGCTCGTGTTCCACACCGCCTGGGCCCTGGCCAACCGCGACGTGCGTATTTTGGTTGACTCAAACAAGCCTTAA
- a CDS encoding M28 family peptidase, which translates to MRNTLIMTLAGALLGTAVLAQQGPHGKVKIKSKPGRTAAAPAPAAAPAPPTDWSVPYAASITPDGLRKDLSVLASDEYEGRETGTKGQRMAADYISKRFTALGLAGPVQGSDNAYIQHFTLESRSWGDGISLKVGKQAFQWGKDFYSASGDSPFPTETELQFVFAGYGLDLPNYSDYTGLDVTGKDVIVLAGEPLDAQGKSLLGTDGKSVKLTGPGNMVTAATKHGARSILILDTNADDFATTLERVASYIKQPRLVAAGQTAPKRTAAFRLGPAASYALLHTNGATLKKYEAATTAAGKPVKASFKPTKTTLAAPRKVEPLATENVLGYLEGGDKKDELVVMSAHYDHLGVKDGKVFNGADDDGSGTVSVLSFADAFVQAKKDGHGPRRSILFLANTGEEEGLLGSQYYTDHPVFPLESTVADVNIDMVGRVDPEHEGKGDYVYIVGADKLSSELNAVSEATNQKYNPIALDYKYNDPNDPEHIYYRSDHYNFAKHKIPVAFYTSGLHADYHKETDEVDKINFPAMARRDQLIFHTAWELANRDNRPVVDSNKP; encoded by the coding sequence ATGCGCAACACGCTCATTATGACGCTGGCCGGGGCCCTATTGGGCACGGCGGTGCTGGCCCAGCAGGGCCCCCACGGCAAGGTAAAAATCAAGTCGAAGCCCGGGCGCACCGCGGCGGCGCCCGCCCCCGCGGCCGCGCCGGCCCCGCCCACCGATTGGTCGGTGCCCTACGCCGCCAGCATCACCCCCGACGGCCTGCGCAAAGACCTGAGCGTGCTGGCCTCGGACGAGTACGAGGGCCGCGAAACCGGCACCAAGGGCCAGCGCATGGCCGCCGATTACATTAGCAAGCGCTTCACGGCCCTGGGCCTGGCGGGCCCCGTGCAGGGCTCGGACAACGCCTACATCCAGCACTTCACGCTGGAAAGCCGGAGCTGGGGCGATGGTATCAGCCTGAAGGTGGGCAAACAGGCTTTCCAATGGGGCAAAGATTTCTACTCGGCTTCCGGCGACTCGCCCTTCCCAACCGAAACGGAGTTGCAATTCGTGTTCGCGGGCTACGGCCTGGATTTGCCAAATTACTCCGATTATACTGGCCTCGACGTGACCGGTAAGGACGTCATTGTGTTGGCCGGTGAGCCACTGGACGCCCAAGGCAAATCCTTACTCGGCACCGATGGCAAGTCCGTGAAGCTTACGGGCCCTGGCAATATGGTGACGGCCGCTACCAAACACGGGGCCCGTAGCATCTTGATTCTGGACACGAATGCTGATGACTTTGCCACCACCCTCGAGCGCGTGGCGTCCTACATCAAGCAGCCGCGCCTGGTAGCGGCCGGCCAAACGGCCCCGAAGCGTACAGCGGCCTTCAGACTGGGACCCGCCGCGTCCTACGCCTTGCTGCACACCAACGGAGCCACGCTGAAGAAGTACGAAGCCGCCACCACTGCGGCCGGCAAGCCGGTGAAAGCGTCCTTCAAACCTACTAAAACCACTCTCGCCGCCCCGCGCAAGGTAGAACCGCTCGCGACCGAAAACGTGCTGGGCTACCTCGAAGGCGGCGATAAGAAGGACGAGCTGGTGGTGATGTCGGCCCACTACGACCACCTGGGCGTGAAGGACGGCAAGGTATTCAATGGGGCTGACGACGACGGCTCGGGCACGGTGAGCGTGCTCTCGTTTGCTGATGCCTTTGTGCAGGCCAAGAAGGACGGGCACGGGCCCCGGCGCAGCATTTTATTCCTGGCCAACACGGGCGAGGAAGAGGGCCTGCTCGGCTCGCAGTACTACACCGACCACCCCGTGTTTCCGCTCGAAAGCACCGTGGCCGACGTGAACATCGACATGGTGGGCCGCGTGGACCCCGAGCACGAGGGCAAGGGCGACTACGTGTACATCGTGGGGGCCGACAAGCTCTCGTCGGAGCTGAACGCCGTGAGCGAGGCCACGAACCAGAAGTACAACCCCATCGCGCTGGATTACAAGTACAACGACCCCAACGACCCCGAGCACATCTACTACCGCTCGGACCATTACAACTTTGCCAAGCACAAGATTCCGGTGGCCTTCTACACCAGCGGCCTGCACGCCGACTACCACAAGGAAACCGACGAGGTGGACAAAATTAACTTCCCGGCCATGGCCCGCCGCGACCAGCTCATCTTCCACACCGCCTGGGAGCTGGCCAACCGCGACAACCGCCCGGTGGTGGATTCCAACAAACCGTAG
- a CDS encoding lactate utilization protein B translates to MIKSQQFQVDAETKAFDREHRRKIRFNIGKYDAAVALGMNHFQDHELARDRGAYLKAQVLETLDEHLLAFEAAFTARGGRVVWARDAAEALAEIGRLADARGARTVVKAKSMTTEEIHVNQYLAGKGIESVETDLGEYIVQLNGERPYHIVTPAMHLSKADINDIFVKHLGTESTDDAQQLVLTARHLLRDKYTAAEIGITGGNFLVVKEGGVAVTENEGNARLSATFPKLHIAVVGIEKVIPQLTDLDLFWPLLSTSGTGQQVTVYNTVYFGPRQPGEPDGPEEMVVILLDNGRTNLLAQPDKRAALRCIRCGACLNVCPVYKNIGGHTYETTYSGPIGSVISPHLSGLPEHMHLSYASSLCGACTSVCPVRIPLHNLLLLNRQQAVREGHAPAAERAAIGLWRWSMQHRWALNVLPGALKDWSLGRLLDQVGWSKRRAALAAAPQSFGELWKARTSH, encoded by the coding sequence ATGATCAAGTCCCAGCAATTTCAGGTCGACGCCGAAACCAAAGCCTTCGACCGCGAGCACCGCCGCAAAATCCGGTTCAACATCGGCAAGTACGACGCGGCCGTGGCCCTGGGCATGAACCACTTCCAGGACCACGAGCTGGCCCGCGACCGGGGCGCCTACCTAAAGGCGCAGGTGTTGGAGACGCTTGATGAGCACTTGCTGGCCTTCGAGGCGGCCTTTACGGCGCGCGGGGGCCGGGTTGTCTGGGCCCGCGACGCGGCCGAGGCCCTGGCCGAAATTGGCCGGCTGGCCGACGCCCGCGGGGCCCGCACCGTGGTGAAAGCCAAGAGCATGACCACGGAGGAAATCCACGTCAACCAGTACCTGGCGGGCAAGGGCATCGAGTCGGTGGAAACCGATTTGGGCGAGTACATCGTGCAGCTCAACGGCGAACGGCCCTACCACATCGTGACGCCCGCCATGCACCTGAGCAAGGCCGACATCAACGACATTTTCGTGAAGCACCTGGGCACCGAGAGCACCGACGATGCCCAGCAGCTCGTGCTCACGGCCCGCCACCTGCTGCGCGACAAGTACACGGCGGCCGAAATTGGCATCACCGGCGGCAACTTCCTGGTGGTCAAGGAAGGCGGCGTGGCCGTGACCGAGAACGAGGGCAACGCCCGCCTGTCGGCCACGTTCCCGAAGCTGCACATTGCCGTGGTGGGCATCGAGAAAGTCATTCCGCAGCTCACCGACCTCGACCTGTTTTGGCCGCTGCTGAGCACCAGCGGCACCGGCCAGCAGGTGACCGTGTACAATACGGTGTACTTCGGGCCCCGCCAGCCCGGCGAGCCCGACGGCCCCGAGGAGATGGTCGTGATTCTGCTCGACAACGGCCGCACCAACCTGCTGGCCCAGCCCGACAAGCGGGCCGCGCTGCGCTGCATTCGCTGCGGGGCCTGCCTGAACGTGTGCCCGGTGTACAAAAACATCGGCGGCCACACCTACGAAACCACCTACTCGGGGCCCATCGGCTCAGTCATCAGCCCGCACCTGAGCGGCCTGCCCGAACACATGCACCTGAGCTACGCCAGCAGCCTGTGCGGGGCCTGCACCAGCGTGTGCCCAGTGCGCATCCCGCTGCACAACCTACTGCTGCTCAACCGCCAGCAGGCCGTGCGCGAGGGCCACGCCCCGGCCGCTGAGCGCGCCGCCATCGGCCTCTGGCGCTGGAGCATGCAGCACCGCTGGGCCCTGAACGTGCTGCCCGGGGCCCTAAAAGACTGGAGCCTGGGCCGCCTGCTCGACCAAGTGGGCTGGAGCAAGCGCCGCGCCGCCCTGGCCGCCGCGCCCCAATCGTTCGGGGAGTTGTGGAAGGCGCGCACTTCTCATTAG